The Osmia bicornis bicornis chromosome 11, iOsmBic2.1, whole genome shotgun sequence genome includes the window CAGAACCGGACGGCAAGTTGATGGTGCTGGTCATCTCGGACACGAGTACTCTGATGATCTACGAGGGCAGCACGCTCAAGTGGTCGGCGCAATTGCCTTTCGCCCCGGTCGCCGTCGCGAGGGTTCAGCTACGGGTGAGTCGCGTTACCTGCCAAGCTCCCAAGGAGCTAGTGGTAAAATGTCGGTTTCTCGGACGCGAGATCCTCGGTAAGGAAGCTGGCCGACCGATTAACGAGAAACATCGAGATCAGCGGGAAAGGGTAATCGGAGCGCGAAAAAAGGACAAAAGGCGAGGGCAATTATCGCGAGGACGTTATCTCTCGCGGTTATCGTGGCGCGCGCAAGGTTGCCGTTCTTGTCTTTCCGGAAGATAGAGAAGCCGTGAACGCGCTCGGCTACCGTCGTCGATTAATTGGCTCGATACCGAGAAGCCCGCCTTATCGACGTCCACGCGGACGTTCTATAAGTTTGTTATTTTTCGTAGCACCTGCAAGGAGTGACGGTCGTTTTGTCGGAGGACGGTCGTTTGGAAGCGTGTTACCTGGGATCGGAGCCAAGCTTGTTCGTCGCGCCACCCCTTCATCCGCGGGGTTACGATTACGCGACCGCGGAGCAACGGCTAGCGGAGCTGCGAGCCCTCTCGAAGAGGAGCAAAGAATCGGGTGAGGGCACGGGTTAGGTCGAGGCGTTCGAGCGAGACATCGCTGATAACGCGTGTTCCGAGAGTTGATCGATGGATGGGTCGAACAGGTCACGATCGAAGCAGCGACGCCAGCGTGGACGCTGAACTGATCGTCTCGGTGAACGTCTCGCCGGAATTGCAGCCGCGCTTCAAAAGATCGACAGTTAGCAGCGATTCggaggagaaagaggaagcGGAGATCGGACAGCTATCGAGCTGCAGGCTCTCGATCGAACTGTCCTCGTACGCGACTCTCAGTGACATCCAGGTCTGCGTGGACGTTTGTCGGCCGCTGTTCGCCTCCAAAGACTTCTACGTACTTTCCAATCTCTGTGAGCGATCCAAAGTCGAAGGATCGATTTCAACTCGAATCGATATTACAAGACCCGTGAAACTTTTCAGGCGAACGTCACGCGACGGAGATCGAGGTCTACGTGGACGGAGACTTGCCGGCGATATCCTCGGAGGTCGATGTAACCGTCACTTACCGGACGGACGCGGGAAATCTAAGGGCGCTTCGAAGAACCGTTCGGCTACCCTTGAAGATCATCCTGAAGAGTTGTCCGCCGGAAAACGCGTCCGCGTTCGCGACCGTGATCAAAAGCAACGAACCTCCCGTCAGCTTTGCTCAGCTATTTCCTGGTAAAATTACTCGTAAATTTTCATCGCTCCCCTCTCGTACCTCCCTGAAAATTACGGTCCGAAACGTTTTACCCTGGACGCCGAAccgtgtttctttcttttcgttcGTTTTTTCGTAGCCGTCGAAAGCCCGGCCAATTCTTAAACCGTGTAATTTCGATCGAGCCGCGTAACGAGCGTTTCGTTAGGTTAATCGCGGTCGACGGGAACGAGCAGCCTTTCCTACCGCTCCTCCGACCAGATAATATCGCGTACCATTTTTCTTAGAATTCACCGGGGAACAGCCGCAGAAACAAGGTTGGAACGCGTTGGGATTGCGGTACGCGCACACCGGTCGCGTGGTGACGATCGTTTCCGGCAACGCCAGCAATCGATACCGAGTGCAATCGGACGACGGGCTATCGACGACCTTGCTCGTTCATCGACTGATCGACAGGCTGAAAGAGAGAAGCAGCGGCACCGGGTTCCTCGCTATCCAACAGAATCACGTTCAGCTGGTGCACCTTCGGATAGAGGCTCACTTTCTCGCTCGACGAGAAATCGATAGGATAACGGTGCGTCTCTCGttatttttcctctttctgAAAGACCTTTGCAAGATTTCGTTTGCACGGACCAGAAAGAGATCGGCTTGCTGAGCACTCAGCTGAGGAACGTCGAAAGGAGGATGCTGCGAACGGTGAGGGAGAGGAACGATCGATCGTTGGCCGACACTGGATTGCCGTTTCTCTTCGAGCAAACATGCCGTGCGATCTTTGCTCTTCTCGAGGATCTCGTCAAAGCGAGAGCGGTAAAAAGCGAAACGACTTCGAAACTGTTGGCGAACTCTCTTTGTTTAAACGATCCGCGCGATCTTTGCAGGAAAGGGATCGAACCGGTCACGAGTTGCGGTGCAGCCTGAAACTGCTTCTCCTGCTGATGAGATCGAACGCGGACCCCGACAAATACGCCGCGTTGGAGGCAGCTATCGGTTTCGCGCCACGTCCCGCCGAGCAGCTGGTGAGCAAATACGAGCGACGAGGATTATCTTTCGTTCTTGAACGCTAACGATTCGTGTCTCAGGACTGGGAGGAGATCGCCGACGCGGCGCTGACCGTTCTGCTCAAGTCCGTTTCGAGGAAGGCGAGTATAGCGGAGACGAGAACGGTGTCCAGCAACGCGATCACGCCTATCGCGACGAACAAAGAGCTGGCAAAGTTGAAGAAGCGTCTGGTCCACGCGATCGAACGGCTGGATCTTTCTAAAGGAAGCGACATCGCGGAGATCGAGTCGACGAGCGGTGCCGATCACGCGTCCGCTTAACGAGCGCGGCCGGTACCTCGGTTCGCGGGGTGCCGTGTTTCTCTCGTGGAAGCTGAGCGAACGCGGAAAACGCGGCTATCCGGAGCGGACGGCACAAGTTCGCTAGAGAGCGTTACGTAAGTAGCCGCGTATCTTCGCGGCTGGgataattttattcatcgTGCGGTCTGTGGCCTACGATCCGACTCGCGGCATACCGATCCGACTCGTACGCGTGGAAACGCGCGGCTCGAATCGCCGCGATGATTCATTCTGGCGCCGCGATTCTGCTTTTCCGAGGTTAATCGATGGAAGAATCGCTAGCCGAGAGATTTGCCTTCACCAACGACAGTGCACGCCTTGTttcaattaccattttcttcttctacatcttcatcttcatcttcctcttcttttctttctctcctgGCTCTTTGGTCTCTTTCTCAACCAATTTCTCGAGTGGATGCCTCTCGACCGTCGTTGTTTGCCCGTTCGTCCTCGTTTCTTTCTCGAAACGGCGAACGGTTTATCGTGATGGCCTCTGGTTCGGTCTTTCGTTCGAGGTCGATTCGCGGAACGAACGTTCCTGGTCGGATGCGACGCGTTAGAGGAAAGACCGCATCCTCGATGAGACATCCACCGACGAAGCAAGTCGCGCGAGTCTTtccgtttcccttctttttttatgcCTCGTGGTCGCGCGTGCGCGTTCTCGCTTCAACACCGATTACGTGGAAATTCAACCGCGTCTTGGTAATCGTCCTTCCTagaacgaacgaacgatcTAGCGACGACGACTTGGACGACGATGAGGTTCGATTCGTTGCATCCCGTGCTCCTGCGGTATGCGAAAACGATCCTTTTTTCCACGGTTGCACGCGTCAAGAAATGCGGCGCGAGCGGCGAGCGGTAGGGCGCGATGGTGCGAATCGGTGCCGCCTCCGGAAGCAATTGATTGCGAGCGCCGCTAATTAGTTTACCACGCCGATAATGCTCGCGCGTTTTTGCCTCGAGGATCGGCAACGGCTGGTGTTCGAGTTCCTTCGTCTCCCTCACTGACGCCGCAAAAGCAGCGTACACCCACACCTCTCTCGCTCTTTCTCTCGCCGTGCCACATCCTCTTTCCCCGCGTCTCGACGGCTAAAGCAGGATACGTCGTTTCCGGAAACGCGATCAAGATTACGCGCGAACCGTACGCCGCAACCTTCCTTTTTCACGCTCGAGATTGCGTGCTTCTGGACTGGCGACGCAACCGTTTCGACAAACATGTCCGAGTCCAAGTTTGAAGGAGCCGGCTGGGCACGAGTTATCGTTACGATATTTCGGCAGGGGGATGATGCCGCCGGCTGGCACGGATGATTTAGAATCGGACCACCTTGCTAAATCGTCGAAACCCCCGGGGACCACCGATGGAGTTGATTCGAGCAGGTCGTCGCGGTGCGGCGTGGCGTGAGAGAGCGGTAATCGGGGATAACGAGGCGGTCCAACGAAACGGCAACCGACCGACTGGTAGGGGGAGGTGAACGCGGTTAGAATTCTCTCGTTCCGTCCAATTACCTCGTTTCTCGGCTCCTACCCTAAATACCTATTCCCTGTCTTTCGTAGGTCGATATCCATGAGCGGTCCCGGCCCGGGTTGGGCCGTACCGTCGAACCCTGGGAACCGTCCACGATGCCGTTCTCGACCTTCCGCCTACCTGTCTCCGACGTTTTCTCTCAGATTCGCCGCCGTTTTGCTCTCGTTCGCTTGCCTTCCGTCTCGTGGATCTGGAGGAGCGGTCGCGACGATGCCCATAGTACCAAGGCTTCGCGGTGGATCGTGTTTCTTCCCGTCGAGCGAAAGCAACGATCCTCCTAATGGGATCCATAAATCATCCGTAAGTGGGGACTCGAGGTGGACGCGCGCGGTTCCCGACGACTTTCGAGGATTCGACGAAAATCGTTAAACTCCCAACGAGGGTTGGAGAAACGAGCAAACAGATAGGCCAGGCCAGACTCCGGCAAATGACTCGCTTCCGGGGTATCTCGAAAAAAATTTACAACCCGCCCCAGAGTACAGACGTGTTCGAGTTCGAGTTGGAGCTGGAGTCGCGGTTTGCCCGCGCTTACAAACGAAACGATCCAAGAAATTCCTGGAGGCTCGGCGCGTGCGCGA containing:
- the LOC114875992 gene encoding protein PTHB1: MSLFNTKEWWRTRCGAEETFDRHSLLATPLFGEDKKDILVVGSHDGYLRMYCPSSQWVDETKSPSNYKSTDQMIETRVGDCIVDMKTGKFVSGSQDLRLAILTSSKLLVYNAILTEESTEYGDRCELKIAYEHSLPRFPASLTVGPFGGVRGRDFLCVQCLDGTLLFYEQEVFAFGQVLRNRLLPEPIVYVSRYDLFAVASSSWFLECYRYQSMAESRKEGAERARETGESHRGFDVGNLEPDWSFNVGEPVRGIEVVTLTSFEIGIVVLGEKHLYCLKDNCAAIKYAKRLEYRPLCFRAYVIEPDGKLMVLVISDTSTLMIYEGSTLKWSAQLPFAPVAVARVQLRHLQGVTVVLSEDGRLEACYLGSEPSLFVAPPLHPRGYDYATAEQRLAELRALSKRSKESGHDRSSDASVDAELIVSVNVSPELQPRFKRSTVSSDSEEKEEAEIGQLSSCRLSIELSSYATLSDIQVCVDVCRPLFASKDFYVLSNLCERHATEIEVYVDGDLPAISSEVDVTVTYRTDAGNLRALRRTVRLPLKIILKSCPPENASAFATVIKSNEPPVSFAQLFPEFTGEQPQKQGWNALGLRYAHTGRVVTIVSGNASNRYRVQSDDGLSTTLLVHRLIDRLKERSSGTGFLAIQQNHVQLVHLRIEAHFLARREIDRITKEIGLLSTQLRNVERRMLRTVRERNDRSLADTGLPFLFEQTCRAIFALLEDLVKARAERDRTGHELRCSLKLLLLLMRSNADPDKYAALEAAIGFAPRPAEQLDWEEIADAALTVLLKSVSRKASIAETRTVSSNAITPIATNKELAKLKKRLVHAIERLDLSKGSDIAEIESTSGADHASA